In the genome of Nocardioides seonyuensis, one region contains:
- a CDS encoding ferrochelatase, giving the protein MASDVTPFDALLLLSFGGPEQPDDVVPFLENVTRGRGIPRERLAQVGEHYFLFGGRSPINDQNRELLAALRASFDEAGIELPIYWGNRNWDPYLADTLREMTADGVQRAAVFTTSAYSSYSSCRQYRENLADAVAQVPGAPRLDKLRPYFNHPGFVEPVVDAVVRALDELPQQVRHGAHLVFVTHSVPEDMAATSGPPDARRAYEAQHRDVADVVAGRVRALTGHAHRHDLVYCSRSGAPSTPWLEPDVNDHLEELATDGVPAVVLIPVGFVSDHMEVIYDLDTEALATAQRLGLPAARAATSGTDPRFVTMVRDLLVERAAAERGEMPPRPTLGGLPPRPDRCPAGCCPNLRGERPALCGVGDEV; this is encoded by the coding sequence ATGGCCTCCGACGTCACGCCCTTCGACGCACTCCTGCTGCTCTCCTTCGGGGGTCCTGAGCAACCGGACGACGTGGTGCCGTTCCTCGAGAACGTCACTCGGGGACGCGGGATCCCACGCGAGCGACTGGCCCAGGTGGGCGAGCACTACTTCCTCTTCGGGGGGAGGAGCCCCATCAACGACCAGAACCGCGAGCTCCTGGCGGCCCTGCGTGCCTCGTTCGACGAGGCGGGCATCGAGCTCCCGATCTACTGGGGCAACCGCAACTGGGACCCCTACCTCGCCGACACGCTGCGCGAGATGACTGCCGACGGTGTGCAGCGCGCTGCCGTCTTCACCACCTCGGCCTACTCCTCCTACTCCAGCTGCCGCCAGTACCGCGAGAACCTCGCGGACGCGGTGGCGCAGGTGCCGGGCGCTCCCCGGCTGGACAAGCTGCGGCCCTACTTCAACCACCCCGGCTTCGTCGAGCCCGTCGTGGACGCTGTCGTGCGTGCCCTCGACGAGCTGCCGCAGCAGGTCCGCCACGGCGCACACCTCGTCTTCGTGACCCACTCCGTGCCCGAGGACATGGCGGCCACCAGTGGCCCACCCGATGCCCGACGCGCCTACGAGGCGCAGCACCGCGACGTCGCAGACGTGGTCGCAGGTCGCGTCCGTGCCCTGACCGGGCACGCCCATCGTCACGACCTCGTCTACTGCTCCAGGTCCGGCGCGCCTTCCACCCCGTGGCTCGAGCCCGACGTCAACGACCATCTCGAGGAGTTGGCCACCGACGGTGTCCCGGCCGTGGTGCTGATTCCGGTGGGCTTCGTCTCGGACCACATGGAGGTCATCTACGACCTCGACACCGAGGCGCTGGCGACCGCCCAGCGCCTCGGGCTCCCGGCCGCGCGCGCAGCCACGTCGGGCACCGACCCACGGTTCGTCACCATGGTGCGCGACCTGCTGGTGGAGCGCGCCGCGGCCGAGCGTGGGGAGATGCCGCCGCGCCCGACCCTGGGCGGGTTGCCGCCGAGACCGGACCGGTGCCCTGCCGGCTGCTGCCCCAACCTCCGTGGGGAGCGCCCCGCCCTGTGTGGCGTCGGGGACGAGGTGTGA
- a CDS encoding inositol monophosphatase family protein, translating to MTPSAESLRDLALDLAREAARLARAMRPDVAVADTKSSAVDVVTHADRAVEDLLVSRIVAARPHDGILGEEGDERLGTSGVRWVVDPIDGTVNYLYGLAECAVSVAVEVEGAVVAGVVVGIGTDVEYAAALGSGATRNGEPIHVRAPAPLAESLVLTGFGYVRTVREHQAACVAALLPEVRDIRRLGACSLDLCHVAEGSADAYVEAGPQPWDWSAGGLVLQEAGGRFGVLTGPPVAPGTGPIGVVTGAPAAGWNGFIEAISTAGFLV from the coding sequence GTGACTCCGTCCGCGGAGTCCCTGCGCGACCTCGCCCTCGACCTCGCGAGAGAGGCTGCGCGGCTCGCGCGGGCGATGCGCCCGGACGTGGCAGTGGCCGACACCAAGTCCAGTGCCGTCGACGTCGTCACCCACGCGGATCGCGCCGTGGAGGACCTCCTCGTGTCCCGGATCGTCGCGGCTCGCCCCCACGACGGCATTCTCGGCGAGGAGGGCGACGAGCGCCTCGGCACCAGCGGGGTGCGCTGGGTGGTCGACCCCATCGACGGAACCGTCAACTATCTCTACGGGCTGGCGGAGTGTGCCGTGTCCGTCGCGGTCGAGGTCGAGGGAGCCGTGGTCGCCGGTGTGGTCGTCGGGATCGGCACCGATGTCGAGTACGCCGCCGCGCTCGGCTCGGGTGCCACGAGGAACGGCGAGCCGATCCACGTCCGCGCTCCCGCCCCCTTGGCCGAGAGCCTGGTGCTGACCGGGTTCGGATACGTCCGGACCGTCCGGGAGCACCAGGCGGCGTGCGTCGCGGCACTCCTCCCGGAGGTGCGCGACATCAGACGGCTGGGTGCGTGCTCGCTCGACCTGTGCCACGTCGCCGAGGGAAGCGCCGACGCCTACGTCGAGGCTGGCCCCCAGCCCTGGGACTGGAGCGCCGGGGGCCTGGTGCTGCAGGAGGCCGGAGGCCGGTTCGGCGTGTTGACGGGGCCGCCGGTCGCTCCCGGCACCGGTCCGATCGGTGTGGTCACGGGTGCACCCGCGGCCGGGTGGAACGGCTTCATCGAGGCCATCTCGACCGCAGGCTTCCTTGTCTGA
- a CDS encoding DUF4193 domain-containing protein produces MATDYDAPRKTEEDQSEESIEELKARRHDKNSGKVDEDETEAAESFELPGADLSHEELAVEVMPRQDDEFTCMSCFLVHHRSQLADEKALICRDCA; encoded by the coding sequence ATGGCCACCGATTACGACGCACCGCGCAAGACCGAAGAGGACCAGAGCGAAGAGAGCATCGAAGAGCTCAAGGCGCGCCGTCACGACAAGAACTCCGGCAAGGTCGACGAGGACGAGACCGAGGCTGCTGAGTCGTTCGAGCTGCCCGGTGCCGACCTCTCGCACGAGGAGCTCGCGGTCGAGGTCATGCCGCGTCAGGACGACGAGTTCACCTGCATGAGCTGCTTCCTGGTGCACCACCGGTCGCAGCTCGCCGACGAGAAGGCCCTCATCTGCCGCGACTGCGCCTGA
- a CDS encoding DUF4235 domain-containing protein: MASDSSKVWSIFSLVSAVGAAAVAKKGLNTSWRAATGKNPPANPADPDVNIWEAVLWATVSGTLIAIARMLASRKAADYYARSTGHLPPQLKRDFQDADAAPAPNA; encoded by the coding sequence ATGGCATCCGACAGCAGCAAGGTCTGGTCGATCTTCTCCCTCGTCTCCGCCGTGGGCGCGGCGGCGGTCGCGAAGAAGGGACTCAACACCTCGTGGCGCGCCGCGACCGGCAAGAACCCGCCGGCCAACCCGGCGGACCCGGACGTGAACATCTGGGAGGCGGTCCTGTGGGCAACGGTCAGCGGCACGCTCATCGCCATCGCACGGATGCTCGCCTCGCGCAAGGCTGCGGACTACTACGCGCGCTCGACCGGGCACCTGCCCCCACAGCTCAAGAGGGACTTCCAGGACGCAGACGCGGCGCCGGCCCCCAACGCGTGA
- a CDS encoding DUF3093 domain-containing protein has product MDYAERLTVPLRWWAQGTMLVASLWLAVVVAVPDHESVAWAAGGVALALMVALFVGYGSARITVAGGHLTAGRARIPLEHVGSATALDAEGLRRLAGVEADARAHLLLRPYLKRGVRVEVTDPADPTPYWLLSCRRPGQLVAAIEGARVR; this is encoded by the coding sequence GTGGACTATGCCGAACGCCTCACGGTCCCGCTGCGCTGGTGGGCACAGGGCACCATGCTCGTGGCGTCGCTGTGGCTGGCGGTCGTCGTGGCAGTCCCCGACCACGAGTCGGTCGCGTGGGCCGCAGGAGGGGTGGCGCTGGCTCTCATGGTCGCGTTGTTCGTCGGCTACGGCTCTGCTCGGATCACCGTGGCCGGCGGACACCTCACCGCCGGGCGAGCACGCATCCCGCTCGAGCACGTCGGGTCGGCCACCGCCCTCGATGCTGAAGGCCTGCGACGCCTTGCGGGGGTGGAGGCCGATGCCCGCGCCCACCTGCTCCTGCGGCCCTACCTCAAGCGCGGTGTCCGCGTCGAGGTGACCGACCCCGCCGACCCGACTCCCTACTGGCTCCTCAGCTGCCGCCGCCCCGGTCAGCTGGTGGCCGCGATCGAGGGCGCGCGAGTTCGTTAG
- the dut gene encoding dUTP diphosphatase, translated as MPAPEDLEVAIRRLDPDLPLPSYAHAGDAGADLHTAIDLTLAPGERALVPTGIALALPAGFVALVHPRSGLAARHGLSIVNTPGTIDAGYRGEVKVLLINHDPASSLELRRGDRIAQLVIQRYERARFVEVDELPSSSRGSGGYGSTGGFGAGGAVTGTTAHDDSRDGSA; from the coding sequence GTGCCAGCACCCGAGGACCTCGAGGTCGCCATCCGCCGTCTCGACCCCGACCTGCCCCTGCCGTCCTACGCGCATGCCGGTGACGCCGGGGCCGACCTGCACACGGCGATCGACCTCACCCTCGCGCCCGGTGAGCGCGCCCTTGTGCCGACCGGCATCGCCCTCGCACTGCCCGCCGGCTTCGTCGCCCTGGTGCATCCCCGCTCGGGGCTCGCGGCGCGTCACGGGCTGTCCATCGTGAACACCCCCGGGACGATCGACGCGGGATATCGCGGCGAGGTCAAGGTCCTCCTGATCAACCACGACCCCGCCAGCAGCCTGGAGCTGCGTCGGGGAGACCGCATCGCCCAGCTGGTCATCCAGCGCTATGAACGAGCCCGCTTCGTCGAGGTCGACGAACTGCCGTCCTCCAGCCGTGGCTCGGGGGGTTACGGTTCTACGGGTGGATTCGGTGCGGGCGGCGCCGTGACAGGCACCACCGCCCACGACGACTCGAGAGATGGGAGTGCCTGA
- a CDS encoding DUF3710 domain-containing protein, with amino-acid sequence MGVPEVKMRRKKAEVPVEETAPSAPLDPTSGPFDSSVVEGDEVARVDLGSLLVPAMEGRELRLQVDEASGVVRAVILAGADGALEFQAFAAPRNGDLWSDVRPQIADDVKARGGKVVEREGRWGTELVCALPATLPDGSTGASASRVIGINGDRWMLRATMLGRPAAEPDASGEWEDTLAQLVVRRGAQAMAVGEALPVKLPDEARRTS; translated from the coding sequence ATGGGAGTGCCTGAGGTGAAGATGCGCCGCAAGAAGGCGGAGGTCCCGGTGGAGGAGACAGCCCCGAGCGCCCCCCTCGACCCCACCTCCGGCCCGTTCGACTCCTCCGTGGTCGAGGGTGACGAGGTCGCCCGCGTCGACCTCGGTTCGCTCCTCGTCCCGGCCATGGAGGGCCGTGAGCTCCGGCTGCAGGTCGACGAGGCCAGCGGGGTCGTGCGTGCGGTCATCCTCGCGGGGGCGGACGGTGCCCTGGAGTTCCAGGCCTTCGCCGCCCCTCGCAACGGTGACCTCTGGAGCGACGTCCGACCGCAGATCGCCGACGACGTCAAGGCTCGCGGCGGCAAGGTCGTCGAGCGTGAGGGGCGGTGGGGGACCGAGCTGGTCTGCGCCCTGCCGGCGACACTCCCCGACGGATCGACCGGAGCGTCCGCGTCCCGCGTGATCGGCATCAACGGCGACCGGTGGATGTTGCGCGCCACCATGCTGGGTCGCCCGGCCGCGGAACCCGACGCCTCGGGCGAGTGGGAGGACACCCTGGCCCAGCTCGTCGTACGCCGTGGCGCACAGGCGATGGCGGTCGGCGAGGCACTGCCGGTCAAGCTCCCCGACGAGGCGCGACGGACGTCCTGA
- a CDS encoding OB-fold nucleic acid binding domain-containing protein, which produces MPISEVQGRERVTVAGVIRTVTLRPRGGVPALEADLDDGTGVITLVWLGRRRISGVEPGRSVVVTGCIGLQGGSPLMFNPRYELRP; this is translated from the coding sequence GTGCCCATCTCAGAGGTCCAGGGCCGAGAGCGCGTCACCGTCGCCGGAGTCATCCGCACCGTCACCCTGCGACCTCGCGGTGGGGTGCCCGCACTCGAGGCAGACCTGGACGACGGCACCGGCGTGATCACGCTGGTCTGGCTCGGCCGGCGTCGCATCAGCGGCGTGGAGCCCGGACGCTCCGTCGTCGTCACCGGGTGCATCGGTCTCCAAGGAGGCAGTCCGCTGATGTTCAACCCGCGATACGAGTTGCGGCCTTGA
- a CDS encoding DUF3159 domain-containing protein — MTGQPVGPEPAVVGEATVEAVVRAQLAKALGGRRGMAEAALPTLLFTVTWLSLGEMRTAITVSVGAALVLLLVRIVQRSTVQFVVNALVGIGIGWYFAHRAAEAGGSAQDQALAYFLPGILYNGGYAIVLAATCLVGWPLVGFMVGSITGDPTAWHKDRQVVRLCSRLTWLLVLPCVVRVVTQGPVWLGGSSGSIDPDTAVAVLGILKIALGWPLQLAALGSMVWLLARNRTPVASEVGAV; from the coding sequence TTGACCGGGCAGCCCGTCGGCCCCGAGCCGGCAGTCGTGGGGGAGGCGACCGTCGAGGCCGTCGTCCGCGCCCAGCTCGCGAAGGCCCTGGGTGGGCGCCGCGGGATGGCCGAGGCAGCACTGCCCACCCTGCTCTTCACCGTGACGTGGCTGAGCCTGGGGGAGATGCGCACCGCGATCACCGTCAGCGTCGGGGCGGCCCTCGTCCTGCTCCTGGTCAGGATCGTCCAGCGTTCCACCGTGCAGTTCGTGGTCAACGCGCTCGTGGGCATCGGTATCGGCTGGTACTTCGCGCATCGGGCAGCGGAGGCGGGAGGGAGTGCGCAGGACCAGGCCCTCGCCTACTTCCTGCCCGGCATCCTCTACAACGGCGGCTACGCGATCGTGCTCGCGGCCACCTGCCTCGTGGGATGGCCCCTCGTCGGCTTCATGGTCGGCAGCATCACCGGTGACCCCACCGCCTGGCACAAGGACCGTCAGGTCGTCAGGTTGTGCAGCAGGCTGACGTGGTTGCTCGTCCTGCCCTGCGTGGTCCGCGTGGTCACCCAGGGGCCGGTGTGGCTCGGGGGGAGCTCTGGGTCCATCGACCCCGACACGGCCGTCGCCGTCCTCGGGATACTGAAGATCGCGCTGGGCTGGCCCCTCCAGCTCGCCGCGCTCGGCTCGATGGTGTGGCTGCTCGCTCGCAACCGCACCCCGGTGGCGTCGGAGGTCGGCGCAGTCTGA
- a CDS encoding potassium channel family protein, with product MRVAIAGAGAVGRSIARELIENGHRVLLIDKSASAIRPERVPDAEWLLADSCELSSLEEAKLDKCDVVIAATGDDKANLVTSLLAKTEFGVPRTVGRVNHPNNEWLFTEAWGVDVNVSTPRIMSALVEEAVSIGDLVRLFTFRQGNANLVEMTLPVDSPFVGTPSGLVPFPDNCALVTILRDGQVYTPDAEQPLESGDELLFVVAAEVEEELEKILSPTSHGR from the coding sequence ATGCGCGTCGCCATCGCCGGGGCCGGGGCCGTGGGCCGGTCCATCGCCCGTGAGCTGATCGAGAACGGCCACCGGGTCCTGCTCATCGACAAGTCGGCCAGCGCGATCCGGCCCGAGCGGGTGCCCGACGCGGAGTGGCTGCTCGCGGACTCCTGCGAGCTGTCCTCGCTGGAGGAGGCCAAGCTGGACAAGTGCGACGTGGTCATCGCGGCCACCGGCGACGACAAGGCCAACCTCGTCACCTCGCTGCTCGCCAAGACCGAGTTCGGCGTGCCCCGCACCGTCGGACGCGTCAACCACCCCAACAACGAGTGGCTCTTCACCGAGGCGTGGGGCGTCGACGTCAACGTCTCGACTCCCCGGATCATGTCTGCCCTCGTGGAGGAGGCCGTCTCGATCGGGGACCTGGTCCGACTGTTCACCTTCCGCCAGGGCAACGCCAACCTGGTGGAGATGACCTTGCCAGTCGACTCACCGTTCGTCGGCACGCCGAGCGGACTGGTGCCCTTCCCCGACAACTGCGCGCTCGTGACCATCCTGCGCGACGGGCAGGTCTACACCCCCGACGCCGAGCAGCCCCTTGAGTCCGGCGACGAGCTCCTCTTCGTCGTCGCGGCCGAGGTCGAGGAAGAGCTCGAGAAGATCCTCTCCCCCACCAGCCACGGCCGCTGA
- a CDS encoding potassium channel family protein, with translation MHVVIMGCGRVGSTLARSLEDRNHTVSVIDSDPDAFRRLGQSFNGDKVTGYGFDQEVLEKAGIRRADAFAAVSSGDNSNIIAARVARETFGIEQVVARIYDPGRAEVYQRLGITTVATVKWTADQVLRRIVPAGAEPDYRDPSGTIRLDNLAVPPPWIGQRTVHLQEQTRSRIAWIDRLGEGVLPTRESVLQEGDMLHLVMREDQAAHAYAVLDAGPEEN, from the coding sequence GTGCATGTCGTGATCATGGGGTGTGGCCGCGTCGGGTCGACGCTGGCCAGGAGCCTCGAGGACCGCAACCACACCGTGTCGGTGATCGACAGCGATCCCGACGCCTTCCGCCGACTGGGACAGTCGTTCAACGGCGACAAGGTGACCGGCTACGGCTTCGACCAGGAGGTCCTCGAGAAGGCCGGCATCCGTCGCGCCGACGCCTTCGCGGCCGTCTCGAGCGGTGACAACTCCAACATCATCGCCGCCCGGGTGGCCCGCGAGACCTTCGGGATCGAGCAGGTCGTGGCCCGGATCTACGACCCGGGGCGCGCAGAGGTCTACCAGCGCCTGGGCATCACGACGGTGGCGACGGTGAAGTGGACCGCGGACCAGGTGCTGCGCAGGATCGTGCCCGCCGGCGCCGAGCCGGACTACCGCGACCCGTCGGGCACCATCCGTCTCGACAACTTGGCGGTGCCGCCGCCGTGGATCGGTCAGCGCACCGTGCACCTGCAGGAGCAGACCCGAAGCCGCATCGCGTGGATCGACCGGCTCGGCGAGGGCGTCCTGCCGACTCGTGAGTCAGTGCTGCAGGAGGGCGACATGCTCCACCTCGTCATGCGCGAGGACCAGGCCGCCCACGCCTACGCCGTGCTCGATGCCGGGCCTGAAGAGAACTGA
- a CDS encoding APC family permease, with protein sequence MSVGDVSKRILVGRKLRSSQLGETLLPKRIALPVFASDALSSVAYAPDEVFIMLAVAGASTYVWSWKIGLAVAVVMLTVVASYRQTVHAYPSGGGDYEVATKNLGRTAGITVASALLVDYVLTVAVSISSAAQYAAGAYNPLVGHEATVAACAVVALTAANLRGVRESGAFFATPTYLFMVSIMGMCAYGLVRMFSGSLPDAESAHLEIDPAPGWEGPLSQVALMFLLARAFSSGCAALTGVEAISNGVPAFRKPKSQNAATTLLLLGLIAVTMMMSVIVLAKEMSIRYVDPHELDRLRTAAGDALPAGYEQHPVIAQIAAGVFDNFSPGFYFVLAVTGVILVLAANTAFNGFPVLGSILAHDGLAPRSLGSRGDRLAYSNGIVFLAAMSIALIVVFDAETTKLIQLYIVGVFVSFNLSQLGMIRHWTRALQGESDPSARRRMVRSRAINTFGLCLTAVVLVIVLVTKFLAGAWITILAMGFFFLVMKAISRHYARVETELAADEQDSVLPTRVHAVVLVSKLHKPTLRALAFAKATRPNVLEGICVSVDSERTNQLLKEWDERRLDVPLKVLYSPYREVVRPIVEYTQAIRKASPRGVVAVYIPEYVVGRWWEQLLHNQTALRLKGRLLFSPGVMVISVPFQLRSSAIALEREEREEGRVHAGDLRRGRVDTNGSTWRKDDE encoded by the coding sequence GTGAGTGTCGGAGACGTGTCGAAGCGCATCCTGGTGGGGCGCAAGCTGCGCAGCAGCCAGCTGGGGGAGACCCTGCTCCCCAAGCGCATCGCACTCCCGGTCTTCGCCAGCGACGCGCTGTCCTCGGTGGCCTACGCCCCTGACGAGGTCTTCATCATGCTGGCGGTCGCCGGCGCGTCGACCTACGTCTGGTCGTGGAAGATCGGGCTGGCCGTCGCCGTCGTGATGCTCACGGTGGTCGCGTCCTACCGCCAGACCGTGCACGCCTACCCCTCCGGTGGTGGCGACTACGAGGTGGCGACGAAGAACCTCGGACGCACCGCCGGCATCACGGTCGCCAGTGCGCTGCTCGTGGACTACGTGCTGACCGTCGCCGTGTCCATCTCCTCCGCCGCGCAGTACGCCGCCGGCGCGTACAACCCCCTGGTCGGCCACGAGGCCACCGTCGCCGCGTGCGCAGTGGTGGCGCTCACGGCCGCAAACCTGCGCGGCGTCAGGGAGTCCGGTGCGTTCTTCGCCACCCCGACCTACCTCTTCATGGTCTCGATCATGGGGATGTGCGCCTACGGCCTCGTGCGGATGTTCTCCGGCAGCCTCCCGGACGCCGAGAGCGCCCATCTCGAGATCGACCCCGCCCCGGGGTGGGAGGGGCCGCTGTCGCAGGTCGCCCTGATGTTCCTCCTCGCGCGGGCGTTCTCCTCCGGCTGTGCCGCCCTGACGGGGGTCGAGGCCATCAGCAACGGCGTCCCGGCCTTCCGCAAGCCCAAGAGCCAGAACGCGGCCACGACGCTGCTGCTCCTGGGCCTGATCGCAGTGACGATGATGATGAGCGTCATCGTCCTGGCCAAGGAGATGTCGATCCGCTACGTCGACCCCCACGAGCTCGACCGGTTGCGCACAGCGGCCGGCGACGCTCTGCCGGCGGGCTACGAGCAGCACCCCGTCATCGCCCAGATCGCCGCAGGCGTGTTCGACAACTTCTCACCGGGGTTCTACTTCGTGCTGGCGGTCACCGGCGTCATCCTCGTCCTGGCTGCAAACACGGCCTTCAACGGCTTCCCGGTGCTCGGCTCGATCCTGGCCCACGACGGTCTGGCTCCGCGGTCCCTCGGCTCGCGCGGTGACCGCCTGGCCTACAGCAACGGCATCGTGTTCCTGGCCGCGATGTCGATCGCCCTCATCGTCGTCTTCGACGCCGAGACGACCAAGCTGATCCAGCTCTACATCGTCGGCGTCTTCGTGTCGTTCAACCTCAGCCAGCTCGGCATGATCCGCCACTGGACCCGGGCACTCCAGGGCGAGAGCGACCCGTCGGCGCGACGCCGGATGGTCCGCTCCCGCGCCATCAACACCTTCGGGCTGTGCCTGACCGCCGTGGTGCTCGTCATCGTGCTGGTCACCAAGTTCCTCGCCGGTGCCTGGATCACGATCCTGGCGATGGGCTTCTTCTTCCTCGTCATGAAGGCCATCTCCCGCCACTACGCACGGGTCGAGACCGAGCTGGCCGCAGACGAGCAGGACTCGGTCCTGCCCACGCGGGTGCACGCGGTGGTGCTCGTCTCGAAGCTGCACAAGCCGACTCTGCGCGCGCTCGCCTTCGCGAAGGCCACCAGGCCCAACGTCCTCGAGGGCATCTGCGTCAGCGTCGACAGCGAGCGCACCAACCAGCTCCTCAAGGAATGGGACGAGCGTCGTCTCGACGTGCCGCTGAAGGTGCTCTACTCGCCCTACCGCGAGGTGGTCCGCCCGATCGTGGAGTACACACAGGCGATCCGCAAGGCGAGTCCTCGCGGCGTGGTGGCCGTCTACATCCCCGAGTACGTCGTGGGACGCTGGTGGGAGCAGCTGCTCCACAACCAGACCGCGCTGCGCCTGAAGGGGCGCCTTCTCTTCAGCCCCGGTGTCATGGTCATCTCGGTGCCGTTCCAGCTGCGTTCCTCGGCGATCGCCCTGGAGCGCGAGGAGCGCGAGGAGGGGCGCGTGCACGCGGGCGACCTGCGCCGTGGGCGGGTCGACACCAACGGGTCGACCTGGCGCAAGGACGACGAGTGA
- a CDS encoding class I SAM-dependent RNA methyltransferase — protein MTRRPRPRKARGQSRVGDRFEATVGPVAHGGHFVVRLPEPESRVVFTRHALPGERVVVEITEGTDGDRFWRGDAVEVLSAAPDRVTPPCPFAGPGLCGGCDFQHVRVPAQRDLKASVVREQLVRLGGLAADHPLLAGLVVGGVPVPEGDGSTRPDDGLRWRTRQRYAELPGGQPAMRKHRSHELVAIDDCLIAAEGARPGQEHEAAGTSYDARSVTAAGATHDFALAVDGFWQVHPAAPRVLVETVLEMLSPRAGEATLDLYAGVGLFARFVSDAIGSGTRLVAVEGHREAARHAQANLAPHEGAVVACGSTGDVLEASFDEPFDLVVLDPPRDGAKRDVVAQVCDRRPRAVAYVACDPAALARDVAIFAEHGYGLTALRAFDLFPMTSHTECVALLEPADACARPR, from the coding sequence GTGACCCGGCGGCCCCGGCCTCGCAAGGCACGCGGGCAGTCGCGGGTCGGTGACCGGTTCGAGGCCACCGTCGGCCCCGTCGCGCACGGTGGGCACTTCGTCGTACGCCTCCCCGAGCCGGAGTCGAGGGTCGTCTTCACGCGTCACGCGCTGCCGGGCGAGCGGGTGGTCGTGGAGATCACCGAGGGGACGGACGGCGACCGCTTCTGGCGCGGTGACGCCGTCGAGGTGTTGTCGGCGGCGCCCGACCGGGTCACGCCACCGTGCCCGTTCGCGGGTCCCGGACTGTGCGGGGGCTGCGACTTCCAGCACGTGCGGGTGCCTGCGCAGCGTGACCTCAAGGCATCAGTCGTGCGCGAGCAGCTGGTGCGACTGGGTGGACTGGCGGCCGATCACCCACTGCTGGCCGGCCTCGTCGTCGGGGGGGTCCCGGTGCCCGAAGGGGACGGGTCGACACGGCCTGACGACGGGCTCCGGTGGCGCACCCGGCAGCGCTACGCCGAGCTTCCGGGTGGGCAGCCGGCCATGCGCAAGCACCGATCCCACGAGCTCGTCGCCATCGACGACTGCCTCATCGCAGCGGAGGGTGCCCGGCCCGGCCAGGAGCACGAGGCCGCCGGCACGTCGTACGACGCCCGCTCGGTGACCGCGGCGGGGGCCACGCACGACTTCGCCCTCGCGGTGGACGGCTTCTGGCAGGTGCACCCCGCGGCTCCGCGAGTGCTGGTCGAGACGGTGCTGGAGATGCTGTCCCCACGAGCAGGTGAGGCAACCCTCGACCTCTACGCCGGCGTCGGGCTCTTCGCGCGGTTCGTCTCCGACGCCATCGGGTCCGGCACGCGACTGGTCGCGGTCGAGGGCCACCGCGAGGCGGCCCGTCACGCCCAGGCCAACCTCGCCCCGCACGAGGGTGCCGTGGTGGCATGCGGGTCGACCGGCGACGTGCTGGAAGCGAGCTTCGACGAGCCCTTCGACCTCGTGGTGCTCGACCCACCACGCGACGGCGCCAAGCGGGACGTGGTGGCGCAGGTGTGCGACCGCCGGCCGCGCGCAGTGGCCTACGTCGCCTGTGACCCGGCCGCGCTGGCCCGGGACGTCGCGATCTTCGCCGAGCACGGCTACGGGCTCACCGCCCTGCGGGCCTTCGACCTCTTCCCGATGACCAGCCACACGGAATGCGTCGCGCTGCTGGAGCCTGCGGACGCTTGCGCCCGGCCGCGCTGA